In Bacillota bacterium, the genomic window TCCACTGGAGTCTTACAAAAGCTGTCCTGGCAAAACATGCCCGCCTTCCAGTGGGAGGGAGAAAGCGGAGGCAATAAGGTTAAACTCACCATCAGTCTACCTCCTGGAATTCCGCGGGTGGATTTCGATCTGGAGATCGATTGGCGGGAAGTGGGCTCCCCCAGCTATGGTGTACCCGGTCTTTGTGCCGTATTTCCCCTGAACCTGGACGATGCGAAGAGCACCAGGGAGATCCCCTTCGGGTATTTAGAAAATCCCCGGGTTTCCCACGATCTGCCCGCCCAAAAGTGGTTCAACGTATCGGGGCGGCTGGCGGCTACCCCCTACAATGTGGCCCTGTTTAACGACTGCAAGTACGGGCACAACTTCCATGAGGGGGTTCTGCGCCTGAACTTGTTAAGAAGCAGCTACGATCCTGATCCCGTCACCGAACAGGGACGGCATCGCATTCGTTTTGCTCTGTATCCCTATGCCGGGTCCTTCGATCCTGCCCGGGTCACCCGGATGGCCTATGATTTCAACCTGCCTCTTGCTGCGGAGAAGACCGATGTCCATGGAGGCTCCTTCTCCAAAGTTTACAGCTTCCTGTCCCTGGAGCCGGAGAATGTCATGATCAGTGCCTTGAAACTGGCCGAGGACGGACAGGGGGTAGTGCTGCGGCTTTACGAGACGGCAGGTGTGGCCGGAGATGCTCGGATCCAGCTGGCCTTCCCCGTGCAGGAAGCGTACCTTTGCGACTTTTTCGAGCGCAAAGGGGCCTCTTTGGATGTGGAGGATAACCAGGTGCGAGTTCCCCTCAAGGCCCACGAGGTGGTGACAATATACCTTAAGTGAGGAGGCGCTGCCCAAGGATGAAGCGCTCTGAGATTAACGCCTTGATTACTGAAGCCATCGCGTTCTTGAAGGAGCACAGGTTTCATCTACCCCCCTTTGCCTTTTGGAGCCCCGAAGAATGGGCCCAGAAGGGCAGGGAGTATGATGAGATCCGGGACAACATGCTGGGATGGGATGTCACGGATTTTGGCAGTGGCGATTTTTACAAGGTGGGTCTTTTGCTCTTCACCCTCCGGAACGGGAACTTGGAGTTAACCCAGTATTCCAAGCCCTACGCGGAGAAGGTGATGATTGTGGAGGAGAACCAGGTTACCCCCTTCCATTTCCACCGCCTCAAGATGGAGGATATCATCAACCGGGGTGGGGGTAACCTTTTGGTGCAGTTGTATAACTCCACCGATGACGAAAAACTAGCCGACACCCCCGTCACGGTCCACCAGGATGGACGGCAGTATGAAGTGCCGGCCGGAAGC contains:
- a CDS encoding D-lyxose/D-mannose family sugar isomerase yields the protein MKRSEINALITEAIAFLKEHRFHLPPFAFWSPEEWAQKGREYDEIRDNMLGWDVTDFGSGDFYKVGLLLFTLRNGNLELTQYSKPYAEKVMIVEENQVTPFHFHRLKMEDIINRGGGNLLVQLYNSTDDEKLADTPVTVHQDGRQYEVPAGSIVRLTPGESITLKPYVYHRFWGEEGTGKVLLGEVSQVNDDRTDNRFLDEVGRFPAVIEDEPAKYLLVHEYPRGRG